In a genomic window of Anoplopoma fimbria isolate UVic2021 breed Golden Eagle Sablefish chromosome 6, Afim_UVic_2022, whole genome shotgun sequence:
- the prdm8 gene encoding PR domain zinc finger protein 8 — MSSGLTMDHAFLPRSMWTGDGKFLQHPADLYSSVLVTRSIPAGTCFGPCVLQNTFYETIAFIAQKSCDKRAKSYVFRVDPEAMRNSALVLSWLRLVQAARNGEEQNTEAFLKAGQLYVRTIRDIRQEEELLVWYDQELSHLLGFTEMTRGPSEEFKCGRCNQVFENEYPFLAHCRFLCTQVKTDTWSHEIYEHKQVEIKRQRRVTDFHNIARDLEHKKSGSNEDAEIFPKRRKHEEPLCPRGRKTVLLEKTNISNDDNITPLIKGHDQSGGEASSSAGKLKADKTKPDHLGCKNDVFTHDGGMETGEGSGLHSRGSSAFSLVMSNNQGEMKSAFCKPSKRTSPIDPQMHLSSASTAPSSRLEEMTDHFTPRTVMGYNNLMASNILSSDLHAHVPSPVAINNAFHYAPEHWSRSIGVQLQTTSSLTVLPPTFTSFGVSVQNWCAKCNLSFRMTSDLVFHMRSHHKKEFAAESHVRRRREEKLTCPICHEYFRERHHLSRHMTSHN, encoded by the exons atgtCCAGCGG TTTAACGATGGATCACGCTTTCCTGCCTCGGTCCATGTGGACTGGTGACGGCAAATTCCTCCAGCATCCAGCGGACCTCTACAGCAGCGTGCTCGTTACGCGCAGCATCCCTGCAGGCACGTGCTTTGGTCCATGTGTGCTCCAAAACACTTTCTACGAGACCATCGCCTTCATAGCTCAGAAATCCTGCGATAAGAGAGCGAAATCATATGTGTTCAGG GTGGACCCCGAGGCCATGCGTAACTCTGCGCTGGTGCTGTCGTGGCTGCGGCTCGTGCAGGCTGCGCGCAACGGAGAGGAGCAGAACACAGAGGCTTTCCTCAAAGCGGGTCAGCTGTACGTGCGGACCATCCGGGACATCCGGCAGGAGGAAGAGCTGCTGGTGTGGTACGACCAGGAGCTGTCTCACCTCCTGGGCTTCACAGAGATGACCAGAGGACCAAGTGAAG AATTCAAATGTGGAAGATGTAACCAGGTTTTTGAGAACGAGTATCCTTTCCTGGCTCACTGCCGATTCCTGTGTACTCAAGTGAAAACTGACACCTGGAGCCACGAGATTTACGAGCACAAGCAAGTGGAGATTAAGAGGCAACGCCGAGTGACAGATTTCCACAACATCGCCAGAGATTTGGAACACAAAAAATCTGGCAGCAACGAGGATGCAGAGATTTTCCCCAAGAGAAGGAAACACGAAGAACCTCTCTGTCCCAGAGGGCGGAAAACGGTTCTGTTGGAAAAAACCAACATTTCGAATGATGACAATATTACACCGCTGATTAAGGGCCACGACCAGTCGGGAGGAGAGGCATCTTCCTCTGCGGGGAAACTGAAAGCTGATAAGACTAAACCGGATCATTTAGGATGTAAGAACGACGTGTTTACGCACGACGGAGGGATGGAAACAGGGGAGGGCTCTGGCTTGCACTCAAGAGGCAGCAGTGCATTTTCTCTGGTCATGTCCAACAATCAGGGCGAGATGAAAAGCGCTTTCTGTAAACCAAGTAAAAGAACTTCCCCTATTGACCCCCAGATGCACCTCAGCAGTGCTTCAACAGCCCCCTCTAGCCGCCTAGAGGAGATGACTGATCACTTCACCCCCAGGACTGTTATGGGATACAACAATCTGATGGCATCCAACATCCTGAGCAGTGACTTACATGCTCATGTTCCTTCCCCGGTTGCAATAAACAACGCTTTCCATTACGCACCGGAGCACTGGTCCAGGAGCATCGGCGTCCAGTTGCAGACCACATCTTCTCTCACGGTCCTCCCCCCGACCTTCACCTCCTTCGGCGTGTCGGTGCAGAACTGGTGCGCCAAATGCAACCTGTCCTTCCGCATGACCTCCGACCTCGTGTTCCACATGCGCTCTCATCACAAGAAGGAGTTCGCTGCGGAGTCCCacgtgaggaggaggagggaggagaaactCACCTGTCCGATCTGCCACGAATACTTCAGGGAGCGACACCACCTCTCCAGACATATGACTTCTCATAACTGA